TTTACAAATGCTTGCGTCTTCTGGAGATCCCATGTTACCATAACTTTGTGCAAATTGAAGTCCAccgtgttgagattttgtgtaCTTGCTTTGGCTTTAAATATTGGCCAAGAACATGTATTATGGAACCGTAATTCctatgccatttgcaagaacaGTGTGTACAGCAAGTAGTTGAACAGCATTGTCAAAGCTTGTAGGGTAAACACCGTGTGTGTATTTGAATTTTCAACTTAGGAACTGAGAGTTGTGCGATTGAGTGCTCCTGTCCTGGCTGCCCAGGTTGGCTGTGGAAGACTTGCCTTCTCTAGTGGCAGTTGCTGGTTTAATGTTAGTTATGGTCAAATTCCTGAGGAACCATTAAAGCATCCTGAAAATTATTCGATGTGATGTGTACATTTATTGGAAGATAGCAGAATTAAACTATTGAAACAAAGACAATGCATGGCATTGGATCTGCTATTGTCTTTAGGAGCTCGGTTGCTTACCCTTTTACctaaatcaattttatgttGAAAAGTGCACTTAGTGACGTCTACCTCAATTGTCCTTCTCACTGGCTAatgcttgaattgaatgaaTACCAACATTTTCTTAATCTCTAACACACCACTAAGGATTGGCCTTCAAGCCCATGGCCAACCATTTTCTGCTCTGTTTATCCATTGTGATtgattctcattttcttttcttgagaaAAAATGTCTGCCCTATTTTACGATTTTCTGGTGATTAAGAAATGAGATACAATCTTCGAAGTAATATTATCATCTTCAGCATGATTGTCTTCAAATGCTTCTGCCCTTACGTAATAAGTGAggatttcataaaaataaagaatttaactttattttgagaaaaaagtttttaaaagttttatgctttcatttatttttttaaaaaaaattcattcttgTTTATAATCGTTATATCAATTTCAATATTACATCGTAGGAATGAAAAAACACACTCGGCAATAGATGGAATGTTTTATGTTACAACTTGATAAATAGTATGATAAGAAATACTCGGcaataacaatttttaaatgagtagacacataaaaattatattatattaaatgctatagataatgaaaaaaaaattactaggTGCGTGTGTATTAATTCGTGGATGACTAAAGTAATGGTGGGTTGTGAGGCTCTCGTTTCATTTGTGAGACATCCCTTTCAAACAaccaaaaacaaacacattaTATATGACGAAAAGTTTATTGTCTCATCTTTATGCAATGAACACTTTCCAATGAAAATGTTGAAAggatattgttttttttcttcaacttttaaatatatagtaCCTTTGAAAATATTGATTAGTTATGGTCAAAATCAATTAATCATTTGATTAATCAGGttagtaatttaaattaaatagaattGGGTTATGAATAGGTTGATTATAATCAACTCTTAATAGATAATATTTTCCAATATCAAATAGGCATAAGCATGGAGATTCACTAAATTATTATCCCATTTGAAGCGAGTAGCATATTCATGAACTTCATGTGCTACCTAATTATACCTTAAAACTTTGGTAACGATGTCAACGCTTATTTTCCCAACTATATGGTCGCTCCTTTCCCCTATGGCCTCTTCCTGACTTTGGTCCTCAATCAAACCTTTATTAGGAGCTTGGATAGATGTCGTAACGTAATTTACAGATATCAAGCTCTGCTTGGACGACACCTATACTTGAACGATGACCCAAGCGGTAATGACGATGTGGAGACATCATAGACATATTTGATAAGTGTGATTAATACTTATAATTCATGTTTATTTCTTACCTTAGATTTGTATTTATTCATGTATTTGGTGTTTTCCTTGTGAGAagatgttatatttttttgtttaattcaagttaaatgttattttatctttttgtagaatattttgcaagaaaatgaagatttgAAGAGTTTTGGAGTTTCCTGTCAGTAGCCTTTTCACTCAGTCATGATCCATTCACTcgatgaagaataaaaatactCACTCAACGAGACAAAGGAGTTAAGAGCAAATCAGAAGTTGATTTTTCGCTTAGCGAGTGTGTTCCCTCACTCAACGAGAGGTGAATTTCTGAAGGTGGTTATTATGTAGTGAACTAATGAGAGGAAGTAGTTCTGAAGTATGGGAACACAAGAGAACTCATATTTTCAATTAGAGactgtcagagcggctgcagcggaatggttagcatGGAATAaaaaaccaagaggggggtgaattggttcttactaaaaacgtgtgccttaaaaatttctactcaattaaacttacttagcaaataataaagacaataaaatagagtaaggttgagagaaatttgcacagatgattttatcctggttcggatcttaccaatcctacgtccagtcgtttatctcaaaacaagataaacacttcactaatcacaaaacaattacaaactacaatcacacagatacaatttataaaagtttagaaaacacctctcttgatgccacaagagatgaagcaacacctcctttgaatcttcacaaaggatgaaacacttcctccgaatacttcacgaaggatgacttcctcttccgaacacttccttagacacaccaaggatgaaccagctattcctctatcaccgtagcagtatttcaccaactctacagacagagtttccttagctgagcaagagcacacaattctcaagagtttctgagtatttgagcacaagggaagagttgtagtTCATcaccttgagaggaaatgagagtctatttatagactcatccaaaggctcttccatttttcgttttcagcctttctcactgtgttaatcgattatcttaagttgctaatcgattagtcactaaaagacaaaacaacggatagtccaacgacTCAAaaacgactagtttttcaaacggtcactttgCTAATCAATTAACAgcctctgctaatcgattagttgttaatcgattagctacagtgttttgctacagtacTTTGCTACAGTCATTTGCTACAGTAatttgctacagtaattttacaaaacacttttctttttctaatctaagtcctatacatatttctaagagtattacaaaagctttcaaTCACACTACAAGTCTTCAAttcattttgattcttgattggtcttgacttgatttggacatcatcaaaacttcatcttcattatTTTGCTAACAGAGACAACTCTAAGGCATCAAGACTTCGTGCAATCATCAATTTCCACCAATCTTGTATATTTTAGATGCATAGGAGCACTTAAACTCCTATTTCATTAGGATTGGATGTAATGGATTTAAATTGATGTAAATCTTCTTGTATAATATAATCTCGTCATGTTCATATGTTCTATCttgattataattttgtatgatgGAATATCATGATATcgaaaatatttaatcattgcGAAATGAATTAGAATTTGAACATAGATAGAACAACCATGTGATTTGGAATATAGGAATAGACTCAATCATTTAGTCATTCTAAACACCTAatcttaatgcaaattgtatgttaactTTGTTGGGAAACAACAGtatttgttccctcctctgcTAACCtaaaatgggcactatgcggaagcgtaaaaataGCTGTGTATGTATAGGGAAAAATAACAccggaaattttaacgtggaaaatcctctcggaaaaaaccacgggacctagttcagaaaattatctccactatgaaagtaggattacaatgtttctctcactctttgaggatctctcaataaatctcaccctctcggatggtatacaaaaaCACTCTCTTTTACACACTCACAGTTTCTACTACACAGTGTCTTTCACCTCTCCGTGATGTTTCTCTCTTCACGGTAGTACCCGtgactttctctctttctcctctTGAATTCTTTCTTCACCGTTTGATTCTTGGTGAGTTGTGTTTTGCTGCAtattttgcattcattttataatgaatgaaggaagaaaggaCAAGAAACATGGTTGGTGCATTGGAGCAATTTATGGAGCTTTAGTGCAGGTGGAAGACATTCTTCCTCAATAAatgatatatgaaaatattgacCATTCTTTTCTGCATGTGGATggatccatttttatttttatccaacaAACTTGATTCAGAGATTAATAATTCGACATATTGATTTATAACTAGTTGTTAAGATATTAAGACTAATATGTTTTAGATGTGAATGAACAGAGGAGATTGAGATATActgtatataatttttgtaatatttaattcatgAAATCCAATCCTGGTGAAAcattaatcaaatcaaatcacaaattttataacttaattgTTTACCATATGTTTTTATCCAAGCCAactatgaattttattaaagttgtaATTGATAAATAAgcaaaattaaacaaacaagcacaaattccagaaaaaaaataatatatgattttttttaagatatctCAATTAGAGACATTGTTAtctttaaaatgataattttttctgaagctaaacaataaaaaataaattcgaAAATAACAGTGGTGAAAATGATGTGACCCATCTAGTcgttatttattataaaactttGAAAGTAACTACTAAAtattgtaacaaaaaaaaatagcagaacaaataacagaaaattattTACATACTTTTAATTCTACACCCAAAGTAAACTAATTTCCGCGAGCATgtgataatattttaagattataaTTCATAACATTTTTCTGTATGCCAAATGCTGACTTCATTGAGGCCCAGATGATCATACGTCACAAACAACTTCAATGATTGATGATAAACACAACCTTTTCCACACTCACTCTTTCGGCATTccatttctttttaactcaatttccttcaatttaaaactttcaaactAAAATGGTCATTTGGTAAAAGAATaggtttttatttatatatattcgGTTTAATGTGTGagttaaaataactttttatcgAATTGACTCAAGACCACTGATATAGGTACAGTATTGACACTCATTTCATTACGATtttcaaagttaattttaattataattttgttaacgAGAATtgtattcaatatatttttatattgtacctttcaatattatttaatattattttaactattaaatcaaatcacaaaaattaaataacttacgACTCTTTCTCAAATCTTcgtgaattttaaaattcagttaataagaaaatataataaagatcgTATTAGTTATATATCATTAACGTTCCTCATATCCATatagacaaaattaaatttgcGGCAAATatcttttttcaattatattaccAAGTCAAACTAAACCTTTTtcaattaataacattttaaagattttttcccgaaaattttaaatatataaataataattacattgtTTATTCTCAGTTAGTAATGATTGAGAACTGTTTTTTCGAATTTTGGCATACCTAAATGTAGTAATGTAGTATGTGAATCTTCAATATTCCGAAAatcatatttcaaataatttagtagcaaataacatttaatgtctaaaaaatatattattagaaaagtaattaattgtaattttattttgagacTAGATATAATACTTTTAGATTCTAATTACACCAATCAAATCTTTTAAGTAcgaagttttaatttttttttccaattgaaatatatttacattttaacatcatttttattatagGGTCATactcaaattataaatttaagatttgAGTATTACAATACATCTTATTGTTTTAGAGTCTGCTATAGGACAATGacaataaatataagaaaatgtttctttttttaaattataataataaatgttttcaaGTTAAACTTTTAAAACGACGAGACagtaaaaaaagtttaagaGAAGACATGTTATACtcttataataaaatgttccaatgataatttacaaattaaaatcatgaaatgaTACTTACTTATtcaataaatatgaaaattcaaattattataaatttgaaatatcctattaacatgttaaatataaaaaagtaaatatcaacatttataatatattatgtaagaaaaaaagagatctaaaataaaattgttgtaTATTTTAGCAGTAAAGAATCTCCTTATATAAAATTTACTGCATttggaataaaaagaaatgtGTCACCATGATTTCTTTCAGGGGATAAGAAGTTATAAAATGGTTTAAATAGAAATTTGCTTTCTACTTTGTGaagtttgtttaattttattttattttttaataaaaccataatttttttttaatttgattttttaatgaTCATTAAATAGTTAACCTATGTGTcagttaaattaatattatatcatGTGATGTGATAAGTTAATATTAATAGTATGTGTTAAGTTATTATGAATCTTACTCAATTCTATCATTTTGAAacgaaataaaatgaaattgaattaaatataaaacaattacaCGTAATATTAATACtagtattatttaaaaatactaaattgaTACGACCTTACACATTATTCATCTtttattcaagatttaaaaattgttattaaaaagaagtaaatTAACTAAAAGTCGATGAAAATCAATATTTGATGGAAGACTAAAAAAGATGAggaaattaaatgaataaaatagagGAAAATAATGAGATTTAAGGCTTTAAAATAAATGCAAGATTAGATAGAATGGTGAAAAGTGAAGGCAGGTTGGGAATGGAGGAAAGGATGGGTGGAGATGCTTTAATATGCTCTTCAAGATTTGACATCTGTCCAACTCCATTGTCTTCTCTCACACAAAACCCAACACAACACCCTACTTCTCTTTTTTCTATgtctcctctttctcttttaagcccatttttctttcattaaaactttctttttttgcttaaattttggtcattttctttctttcttctccactCCCTTTCTCGCGCTTCCAACACACACCCCAACACACTCAGGTATGCTTATTATATCTATATCACACCCAGTAAAGCTGTTCATTTTTATTCACTTAAATGGTTTCGATTAAGGAAAGTCcatgcttttattttttctcttgattctttcttccttcttccatcaTGGCTCTCTGCTATCACAGTCAGAAGATGAGGCAGTGAGAAGAGAAAACAAACCAAGGAAGGAAGTACGAAAGGAGACTCTACATGGTTGACAAAATTAGGTAATgaatctctttttcttctttatttcttttaccttttttctttctttctttcattttatcattattattattggacGAGGTTGAGTTGTGTTGCCTCAGATCCAGGCAACTCATGCTGTAGTGTGAAAAAAAGGGTGTTATCTTTTGAGGGCTTCCTTGTGATTCCTGAGACTTTGCTTTTCCTGGGTTCTTTCTCATGACCCTTTTCTTTTACTCAATATTTCTTGTGTGTAGAGATAATGAGTGTTAGCTTTGTTTcccctctctctttctcttttatttttgtgggttttaatcttttttgttttttgcagaTAAAGTTTGTTTCTTTCAAGTTTCTGCTGATTCTTTCTCACCAGAGTTGACGAAGGTAGACAGAGAAGAATCtagaaaataatatgataatggttgaaaaagggtgtattttAGCTAATTTCGATTGAAATTTCCGCAAATGGAAATTCGGATCCATTGTTGTTGACCAGATCTGACTATCCCATTTCACTTTCGCCACCTTTTAACTATTCCATGATTTGCATAGGTTGAATTTGCCTCCGTCTCTGGGCTTCTTAGACATGGGAAATGGTTTTTTTACATCCACGTTTGTCATTCCAGGATCGTTTTCACTCATAAAAGACGATGATAATTTAGTTCAAATATGACAGGCTGTGGGATATCAGTAGGGTGGGAGGGTAACTTTTTGTACTACATAGATAAGGATTTTGATGGAGGAGATGTCAACCACGGTTGCAGTGCCATTGAGAGTAGGTAATTCAGTGTGTGATAAGCCAACCATTACTACCCACATGGATGTGTCCAGAATTAAGCTGATGACAGAGGCAGGGTTGTTATCCAATTCTATAACCAAGGTTTCTACTGATACTTTTATTGCTGATGAGGATATGGACAGTAATTGTCTTGGGGAGGAAGTTGGTAGTGCAGCAGTCACACCTCCAGAAAAGGGAAGAGTAGAAGAAATTCCGATGTTGGGTATGGTGTCCCAAAATATAAACTCTTTGGTTGTCGGTGAAGAAGTTTTAACCCCAGAAATTGAGGATGATGATTTGATATCGCTAGAAGGTGATCCAATTATTGATAGTTCTCTTTCAGTAGCCAGCGAGAATAGTAGTTTTTGTGGAGATGAGTTCATCGGTTCTGAGATTTCTGCAGATTTAGGGACAAGAAGTTCCATAGAAATAGAGAAAAGCATCAACACTGTGAAAATTGCTGCCAGGGCTACTGATTTGGGTGTGTCAAATGTAGTCGCAGATGTAGCAGTTAGCGTTGGAGAAGAGACAGGAGTTATATCTGTCCCAGAGCCTACTACAGGTGTTCTTCATCAACTAACTCTAGAAAGATCTGTGAGTGGAACAGTTGGTAGAAGTGTTTTTGAATTAGATTGTACCCCACTTTGGGGATTTACATCTGTGTGTGGAAAAAGACCTGAGATGGAAGATGCTCTTGCAACTGTACctagatttttgaaaattccTATTCAAATGCTAACCGGTGATAGGGTACCTGATGGCATAGACCAATGTTTCAGGGAGCAGACAATACATTTCTTTGGAGTCTATGATGGCCATGGTGGTTCTCAGGTAAagttttattttgctttttacGTGTTCTAATGTCCAACCATTGAGCATTCTTCACACGTAGCTTGTTTACTTTTAGGTGGCAAATTATTGCCGCGAGCGCATGCATTTAGCCTTGGCAGAGGAAATAGAATCTGTCAGAGAAGGTCTTTTAGTTGAAAGCACCAAGGATGATTGTCGAGATCTGTGGAAAAAAGCCTTCACCAGTTGCTTTTTAAAGGTTGATTCTGAAGTTGGAGGGGATGTTAATACTGATCCTGTTGCCCCAGAAACTGTTGGATCAACTGCTGTTGTTGCTGTTATATGTTCATCTCATATTGTAGTTTCAAACTGTGGTGATTCAAGAGCGGTTCTGTGTCGTGGCAAAGAACCCATGGCCCTATCAGTTGACCATAAAGTAAGCTACCTCAAATTGTAGTTGTCTCCTTTCGAAAGAATTTTAACTAAATAGAAgaaatttatgtttgattgtTGTATGATAGCCAAATCGACCTGATGAATATGCAAGAATTGAGGCAGCTGGAGGCAGGGTGATACAATGGAATGGTCACCGAGTTTTTGGTGTTCTCGCAATGTCAAGGTCAATTGGTATGAGCTTAATCagaagtttaattttatttcctgTGGTGTAATGATTTTGGTTACTTGGTGGTTTTTTTGGTGAGCATGGCTGACAAGGAATTTTTCTCAATGCACATATCGGTAACTTAGTGTGTGAATGGAAAAAGGAACATTGGTTGCATTCTTCATATCCGCACTCTTATCTCTGATAGAAATGGTGTTATTACGAAGATGGTGTAGTCTTTTCATTTCCTTATGATGCTGATCACATGAGTAATGTTATGTTTTCCTACTAATCCTTActaattttctataaaataagtattaattaaaaaggTAAATACATTTCATACCTTAGAAATGTAAAATGCATTCAATTCTTTCTGCATTTAGTAATTCAGAAGATATTATTGGAGGATTTAGTGGTCTTCTTTTTCACAGGACTAAAAGTCCTGCAATTTACCCTCCTCGCTGGTGCATATAGTAACCTTTGTACGATTTCCAACTGTCTTAACCGATTTTCTGTCATCTTTTTGTGTACAATTATTTTGTATTACGGCTTTTCTTGTGTGGTCAGAGAGATTCATATTACCCCTCGCATATCTGttctcaccttttctctcaTGGGTCCTTTAAAGTCGAACATTCaatacataataattattatactttCCTCTAAGCTTGATAGACATTAAAATCACAAACCTTCGATATCCTTTTTCATTCAGCTATGTTTTTATCTTCTATAACATCATTAATTTTCTCATCATTACTTCTGAGTCATGTTCCCAGTCCTTGCTAAAGTTGTAACGTACTCTCATTCTTATAAAGTGAAAATACTATTTTCGTCTCTGAAACTCAAGTTTAAAGTTAAATGCTTACTTATTCTTTTTAAAGTTGTTAGGCACGTACTCTCACTTATTCTTGTAACTGTGTAATTccttaattaaaagtttttcttaTGCAAAAAGCATGCAATTAGGGATAACGTTTTGTGTCTTTGTTTTTACtttagaataaatttataatttatagttCTAAGCTTAAGATTTGAGTTACAATGAATGTACACAACTCTTATGCCAAGAATATATTTCAACATTCAACGATCCACCCTATAAAGTTTAGCAGACTTTGTTTGGACAAGTTATATTACAGGGGAAACGACGCCGAGAAAGGTTTTGTTGAAAAGAAAGGGAATGTGAAGGGAACTGTCCTCAAGCTGAGCCTTTTTTTGCCCCCAGATTTGTGTACttctaaaaaaattgtttattcataaatttactTGGCAAGTTTCATATGGGGTAATATGAAAATGGTTACTATGGACACTAAATATGGTTAtgctttgttttcatttttttgtcttGGTTGCATTCTTTGTGCGTGTAGGTTTGATAATCTGTTGTGGCTGTAGTGTGTACTTGTGCAGTGAAGTTGCATGTCCTTGAAAAGTTTTTGTCGAAAGCTGTTTTTGTTTACTGTTGGCTTGATAATTATACAGGTGATAGGTATTTGAAGCCATGGATTATTCCAGACCCTGAGGTGATGTTTGTTCCTCGTGCCAAAGACGATGACTGCCTCATTCTGGCCAGTGACGGCCTGTGGGATGTCATGACAAACGAAGAGGTGTGCGACATTGCTCGGCGGCGCATACTTCTCTGGCACAAGAAAAATGGGCTGCCACTGCCCTCAGAACGGGGAGAAGGAATTGATCCAGCTGCACAAGCAGCTGCAGAGTACCTCTCAAATCGCGCCCTTCAGAAAGGAAGCAAAGACAACATCTCTGTGATTGTGGTGGATTTGAAAGCTCAGAGAAAATTTAAGAGCAAGACGTGACTGTTTCTTCAACTGCACCTGGGTGTTAGAAGATATGAAAAGCTGAATTATGATcgaatatagtttttttttgcccataaatttttcatatggGCATCACCAGAATAGCACCCTGTACAATACATCCACCTCTCTCCCCCCTAGATCACTCAACTGATTCAGAGTCTCCTTGTACACTGCCACATTGGGGCCATGTAAATCTTTGCTGCTTTTGTAGGTTTGGTATAGGAGACCAGTTCCATGTTTATCTGTCACCATATTGTATTCATTATTATGCCTCCGAGAACAAAGGCTCTGTGAGGTATTTACTTCATATTGTTTTAACCTGtgttgtttataaaaaaaggtAGTAGTTAATTGGCATTGTTCTTTACCCTTATAGTAATGTGGCAAAGCATTCTCTGTTTATGTCGGTGGTGTTGGTTTATGATGACTCAGTTCCAGTGGTTGTACTGCAATCATGATGATGGTGGGGACAGTTATGGACAAAGTTG
This Vigna angularis cultivar LongXiaoDou No.4 chromosome 4, ASM1680809v1, whole genome shotgun sequence DNA region includes the following protein-coding sequences:
- the LOC108330552 gene encoding protein phosphatase 2C 77-like; amino-acid sequence: MEEMSTTVAVPLRVGNSVCDKPTITTHMDVSRIKLMTEAGLLSNSITKVSTDTFIADEDMDSNCLGEEVGSAAVTPPEKGRVEEIPMLGMVSQNINSLVVGEEVLTPEIEDDDLISLEGDPIIDSSLSVASENSSFCGDEFIGSEISADLGTRSSIEIEKSINTVKIAARATDLGVSNVVADVAVSVGEETGVISVPEPTTGVLHQLTLERSVSGTVGRSVFELDCTPLWGFTSVCGKRPEMEDALATVPRFLKIPIQMLTGDRVPDGIDQCFREQTIHFFGVYDGHGGSQVANYCRERMHLALAEEIESVREGLLVESTKDDCRDLWKKAFTSCFLKVDSEVGGDVNTDPVAPETVGSTAVVAVICSSHIVVSNCGDSRAVLCRGKEPMALSVDHKPNRPDEYARIEAAGGRVIQWNGHRVFGVLAMSRSIGDRYLKPWIIPDPEVMFVPRAKDDDCLILASDGLWDVMTNEEVCDIARRRILLWHKKNGLPLPSERGEGIDPAAQAAAEYLSNRALQKGSKDNISVIVVDLKAQRKFKSKT